GCCGACGGTGAGCGCGGCCGCGGCGAGGCCGGTCAGCGCGGCGCGGCGGGACACCGCGGCCTGTGGGGATGCGGCGTGGCGCAGGCATTCCTCGGTGCACATCGTGCGACTCCCATCGTCGGGTCCGCTCTCAATGTGGCGCACCGTGGTAGCAGGGCGGGCACGACACGCCACATCCCGACAGGGTGAAACGTCAGTCGACCGAGACGCTGTAGATCACCACGTGGTGGTCGGAGTAGGCGGAGTCGCCGACCGCGCACCAGCGCTTCGCCTCCGTGCTGAACACGTAGTCGAGCTTGCCGCTGAGGCCGCTGCCGGTCCAGGTGTCCCGGCCGTCGCGGACCGCGCCGGTCTGGTCGCACTCGCGGTAACCGGGCGTGCCGGCCCCGGTCGCCCAGAACCCGTCGGCCCACAGCCATTCGCGGGCGTTGCCGGGCCGGTCCTGGGGCTGCACGTTGAAGTCGCCGCCGATCACCAGCGTGGGGAAGGCCTGGACGATGTTCTGGATGTCCTTCATCTGGTCGTCGGCGTACTCCCAGTCGGGGTGGTCGGGGTTGTTCTTGGACGGGTCGAGGTGCACGTTGCAGAGCCGCGCGTCCCAGTAGGTGGCGGTCACGCAGTGGAACGGCCGGGCGAGGCCGTTCCAGGCGTGCGTGATCTCGTAGTTCTGCGGGCTGGACAAGCCGGCCTTGACCACGATCGCGGTGCCGATCCGGTCGGTCCGGGTGCCGCCGCAGACGCTGGTGCGGCGCACGCCGTCCGTCGAGTACCGGTACGGCGCGAACGACGTGCTCCAGCCGCTGCCCAGCTGGTTCATCAGCAGCGTGAGGTCGTTCTCGCAGACCTCCTGCAGCAGCGCGGCGTGCACGTAGTTCGTCTCGACGTGGTGCTTCACCACGTCGATCTTGTCCTGCGGCCCGCCGTACGCGTCACAGCCCCAGTTCAGCGAGCCGCACATGTTCCACGACATGACCTGCAGGTTCTTCGGGGCGGCCGACGCCGCGGCGGCGGGCGCGAGCACGGCGGTCAGGACGGCGGCCAGCAGTACGGCCAGTCTTCGCACGGCGGTTCTCCTTGCGCGGAACGGAACGGGCCCGGCGGCAGCGCCACCGGG
This genomic window from Catenuloplanes niger contains:
- a CDS encoding endonuclease/exonuclease/phosphatase family protein, which translates into the protein MRRLAVLLAAVLTAVLAPAAAASAAPKNLQVMSWNMCGSLNWGCDAYGGPQDKIDVVKHHVETNYVHAALLQEVCENDLTLLMNQLGSGWSTSFAPYRYSTDGVRRTSVCGGTRTDRIGTAIVVKAGLSSPQNYEITHAWNGLARPFHCVTATYWDARLCNVHLDPSKNNPDHPDWEYADDQMKDIQNIVQAFPTLVIGGDFNVQPQDRPGNAREWLWADGFWATGAGTPGYRECDQTGAVRDGRDTWTGSGLSGKLDYVFSTEAKRWCAVGDSAYSDHHVVIYSVSVD